The Brachyspira hyodysenteriae ATCC 27164 sequence TTTTAGTAATGTATCTAGCAAAAGGATGATATCTTAATGAAAAGCCTAAAACTTCTTTCTCATTTTCCATTAAAATATTAGAAGCATATTCCACTTGTTTTTCTATCACCAAAGAAGCACTTCCGCTGTCATCTTCAGACATAGAATCAAATAACATAGTTTGACCTGATAAAGTTTCTTTTTGATAATTAGAAGCATGAGCAAGTATCGCATCAAGAGAACTAAGCAATGCACTTTCAGTATGTCCGAATTCAGAGAAAGCTCCACATTTTATGAGAGTTTCATAAACTTTTCTATTAACTAAATGAACATCAACACGTTTTACAAAATCTTCTAAATTCTTGAATTGTCCGTTTTTTTCTCTCTCTTCCTGAATAGCCAAAGCAGCATGAATACCAACACCTTTAACAGCATGTAAAGCATAAACTATCTTACCATCTTTTTGAGAGAATAAAGCATCGCTTTCAAATACGCTTGCTGTAACTATCTCTATATTTTTCTGTTTAATTTCATTAAGATATAGAGAAATTTTATCAGTATCAGCTATAACAGTATTGAGTAAAGCCACATAATATTCCATAGGATAATGAGCTTTAATATAAGCTTCTTGATAGGCTATTAATGCATAACAAACAGAGTGAGATTTATTGAATCCGTATTCAGCGAAACCTTTCATTGTATCAAATAAATAAGTTAATAACTCTTTATCATAACCTCTTTCAAGTCCGCCTTTAATGAATTTCTCTTCCATAGAGTTCATTTTCTCTACGATTTTTTTACCCATAGCCTTTCTTAAATCATCAGCTTCTGCCGCAGTGAATCCTCCTATAACTCGGCTTATAGCCATAATCTGCTCTTGATATATTAATACTCCCTGACTCTCTTTAAGTATAGGCTCCAAATCAGGGTGCTTATATACTATTTCTTTTCTTTTATTTTTTCTATCGGCATAGTCTTTATCCATTCCAGAGTTCAATGGACCAGGACGATACAATGCTACGCTTGATACTAAGTCATCAAAACCTGTAGGCTGAATATTTATAAGCATTTGACGCATACCAGGACTTTCAAACTGGAAAACTCCGCCTGTATCTGCTTTTCTAAATATATCATAAACAGCTTCATCATCTAAAGGAATTTTATCTATATCTATTTCAATACCATATCTATCTTTTATATCTTTTATTGCATCTTTTATGAGTCTTAAGTTTTTAATACCCAAAAAGTCCATTTTTATAAGTCCGGCACTTTCAACATAAGTCATTTCATATTGACAAGCTCTAGTGCCTGTTTTAGAATCCTGATAAACCGGTGCTAAATCCATTATAGGATGAGATGATATAATAACACCAGCAGCATGCAAACCTACATTCCTTACTAATCCGTCAAGTCTTGTAGATATTTCATACATGTTTTTTAATTCTCTATTGCCTTCTATTTCTTTAACCAAAGCAGCACAATCAGGATGATCATATATATCTACTACTCTTTTTACATCATCAGGTATGCTTTTAGCAAGTCTGTCAGCAGTAGCTAAATCTATACCCATAACACGGCAAACATCTCTTATAACAGAACGTCCTCCCAAAGCTCCGAAAGTAGCTATTTGAGAAACATTATCTTTACCATATTTCTCTTTTACATAATCTATTATAACTTCACGCTTATCGTCTTGGAAGTCAACATCTATATCAGGCATGCTTTTTCTTTCAGGATTTAAAAATCTTTCAAAAAGCAAATTATAATCAAGTGGATTAACTTTTGTAATTCCTGTAGCAAATGCAACGATTGAACCTGCGGCACTTCCACGTCCTGGGCCAACCGCAACATCATGATTTCTAGCATAGTTAATGAAGTCCTGAACTACAAGGAAATATCCTTCAAATCCCATCTTTCCTATAACACCCAATTCCATTTCAAGTCTATCCATAGCCTCTTTTGGAATATTATTGTTATAATATTTATTCAAACCATCCATACACATATTTCTAAGTGCTGTAGTTTCTGTCTCACCATTAGGAAGCTCATAATTAGGCATATAATAAGTCTTAGTCATTATATTTAAATCTTGGCATTGTTCTGCTATTTTTAAAGTATTTTCAAATGCCTTAGGAAGCTTAGCAAATGACTTCATCATCTCTTCTTCTGTTTTTAGATGGAATTCATTGCTTGGGAATTTATATCTTCTTGGAGAATCTAAAGTAGCTTTAGTCTGTATAGCTAAAAGTATTTCATGAGCTTTAGCATCTTCTTTCGATACATAATGCACATCATTTGTAACTACTAATTCTATATTATGATGTTTAGCTAACTGGTATAATGCACTATTTAAAGCCTTTTCTTCAGGTATATTATGATCCTGAAGTTCTATATAAAAATCATTGCCAAAAATGGATTTATAATATTCAGCTAATTTTGAAGCCTGCTTATAATCTTTTTTTCTTATAGCAATAGGAATTTCTCCGCCCATACAAGCAGACAAACAAATTAAACCTTTATTATATTTTTCTATCAACTCATGGTCTACTCTCGGTCTATAATAGAAACCTTCAGTATATCCGAAAGTAACTAATTTACATAGATTATTATAACCCTCTTTATCTTTAGCAAGAAGAATTAAATGCATAGCACTTTTTTCTTCAGAGTTTTCTATCTTTTTATCAAATCTTGTTTTAGGGGCTACATATACTTCGCATCCAATTATAGGTATAATACCTTTATCCTTAGCTTCAGAGAAAAATTCCATAGCACCGAACATATTACCATGATCAGTCATAGCTATGCCAGGCATACCTAATTCTTTGGCTCTATCTATTAAACCAGGTATAAGTCTTTTAGTTTTATCCTTTTTAGAATATAAAGACTTAATACGGGCAGCGCCGTCAAGTATTGAATATTGTGTATGTACATGCAAATGAACAAATGACATATTAAACCCCTATTTGATTATATTATTCTATATCATTTAAGTTAAATATCAAGTTAAATTTCCTAAAATATATAAATAGTTTTTATTTATTCACTATAAATATTTACGGTACTTAATTCATAAAATTAATATATAGTATTTAAAAATATAAATAATTTTTTATTTTTAAATTTGACAATTTATTTATTAATACTATAATTTAAAATAGAATTGTTTTTTATTGAAATAAAACTCAATTATGTTATAATTAAATTATAAAAAATAATATTCAAAAGGAAATAAACATGGCTACAACACCTATAAAATTTATGGACGTTAGGTTCATCAATCCATTTATCGTATCTTTGGTATCAATATTTAAAGAGATGGCTGGTCTTACAATGGAAAAAGGTACTTTAGTTAAGGGACAAGGCCGTAAACTTTTCTCCGGATATGGTGTTGCTATAGGAATTGTCGGCGATGTTAATGGTCAGGTACTTTACGAATTTCCTGAAAATTTTTCTCAGCTTCTTACTGAAAATCTTACAGATAAAAAACGCGGAGAATATGATTCTGAAGATGATTTTGAAGATATGATGAGAAGTGTTATAAACGAAATGGGAAACACTATAAGCGGTCTTGCTATAACTAAATTAGCTGAAGAAGGTATTAGCTGCGATATCACTCCTCCTATACTTTACTTTGGAAAAGAAATACAAATTATACCTAAAAACTTACAAACTATAATTATTCCTTTCCAATCTTCACTTGGATTTGTCAGCGTTAATATTGCTATGGATGCATAATAATATTAAATGATAAAAAACATTATTTATATATCAATTATAATATCTTTATTATTATCATGTACTAATACTGTAAACAGCAATATTTCACAAACCAATGATATAGCAATAAAGCCTAATATAAGCGATAAATACAAAATCACTCCAAATGCTCTAAGATTAAAACTATTATCCGAATATACAGAAACTCATTATGGAAGTAAACTAATATATTTAGATAATCCTCAAATAATAGTTGTTCATTCTACAGAAACACCAAATCTTAGTATAGCTGTAAACATATTTAAAAATGACGTTTTAATAGGAAGGCCTGATATAGAAGCAGGAGGAGAAGTAAATGTTGGAACTCATTTCTTAGTAGATTTTGATGGAACTATATATGCAAATACTCCTATTGAATATATAGCCAGACATACGGTAGGTTTTAATTATACATCTATAAGTATAGAAAATATAGGGTATGCTGATAAATTAACAAAAGAACAACTTGAAGCAAATGTACAATTAATAAAATATATAAAAAGTAAATATAAAAGCATAAAATATATAATAGCACACTATGAATATAAAGATAAAACCTTGCCGCATTATTCGCTGTATAAAGAATTAAATACTAAATATATAAATCCAGGAAAAAGGGATCCTGGAACTAATTTTATGCAGGAATTAAGAAAAAGAATTTAATAAAAAATATAAGGCTTATTATTTATGGAAATACTACTAGTTTATTTATTTGAAATATTTATAATTATTATTCTTATTATGCTCTCTGCTTTATTTTCTGGAAGTGAGACTGCATATACATCTATTGATGATGTTACTTTAATGCGTTTGGTCAGAGAGAAAAAAATCAAAGAAGAAGATAAAAAATATTGGGAAAAGTCAAGTTCTATGATACCTACCCTACTTGTTGGTAATAACATAGTTAATATATCAGCAAGTTCCATTATAACTGTATTTGCTGTAAGGCTTGCTGACATTCTGCCGCATGTATCAACAAATGTGATGGTTACAATATCAACTGCCACAATAACAATACTTATTATTATATTCGGAGAAATACTTCCTAAAGTCTTAATGAGAGTTAATGCTGAAAAAATGATGCCTTATCTTCTATATTTTATGAAGTTTTGTCATTTTATATTCAAGCCTATAACTTTCTTAATGGATAAAGTAACTACTTTTATAATGAATTATTTTGTACCTAAAAGATTAAGAGATGCTGAAAAAAGAAGTGCTTTATCAAGTATGGAAGATATCACTACTATAATACATTTGGGGCATAAAGAAGGAATAATAAAAGAATATACACATGAAATGCTTACAGGAGTAATAGATTTTAGAAATAAAACTGTAGAAGAGATAATGACGCCCCGTGTTGATATGGTATGTATTGAAGCTGAAACAGATGTAAATGAAATAATAAAACTTACTGTAGAATCAGGACTTTCAAGATTTCCTGTTTATGAGGAAACAGTAGATCATATAATAGGTATATTCCATACAAGAGCTTTATTTAAAGAATATGTTAAAGGCGGCGGAAAGATGAACAAAGTAAAAAAGAAAGCAATAGATTATATAATGCTTCCCTACTTTGTACCTGAAACTAAAACTATAAGCAGCTTATTTAGTGATATGCAAAAGAAAAAACTTCAGATGGTAATTACTATTGATGAATACGGCGGAACTGCCGGACTTGTTACTATGGAAGATATAATAGAAGAGATAATGGGTGATATAGAAGATGAAAGTGATAAAAAAGAAGCTGATGTAATAAGATTTAAGGGAAAAAGAATTATAATAAATGGAAATGCTTCTATAGAAGATGTCAACAAAACTTTAAAATTAGAATTAGAGCATGAAGAATATCAAACTATAGCAGGATATGTTATTGATATGCTTGATCATATACCTGAAACAAATGAGAGATTCATATTAAAAGGATATAGGGTAAGAATAATGAAAGTTGAAGACAGAAGAATAGTTGAAATGGAATTTACTCCTATAAAATTTGCAAGAACAAATGAAAGTGATAATATTGATATACAAGAGACATCTGATTCAGAAAAAAATGATTTAGAAATTTTAAATGAATAAGATAATAATAAAAAATAATTACTAATTAGGAAAATAAAATGATAAAAAAAATAATCGTTGCTTTATCTTTAATACTATTATATTCATGTGCTGATAACAAGCAGGAAGAAGAAAAAAAGCCTCAACCTCCTCAAAGTATCAAATTAGTATTTACAGGTGATATAATGACGCATCCTACTATTGTAGAGGCATTTCAAAGCAATGATGTTTTAATAGATTTGAAAGATTATTTTCAAGGTGATATTGTATTTGCAAATTTAGAATTTGTTGTTAATACAAATAAACCTCCTATGCCTTATCCTGAATTTAATGGTTCATTAGATTATTTACAGTATTTCTTTAATTACTTCAATACTTTTTCAATAGCCAATAACCATGCTTATGATCAGGGAGCTCAGGCAGAAGCTGAAACTGTAGCTGAACTACATAGAAACAATAAATTAACTTTAGGAGGATCAACTAATTCTCCAAGCATAGCACCTATCATAACAAATATTAATAATGTACCTCTTTTTATATCAGCATATACTATGCTTGATAATGGACTAAGTCATAAAACAAATAAAAATGATCATTTCTATTTTATGAATTTCTTTCCTAAACAGGAAGATCTAGTAGAAAAAGTAAAATCTGATTTAGCACTTGCTACAAACAATGAAATAAAAATAATATCTCTTCATTTCGGATTGGAATATACAACTGCTCCTGAAGAAAAAACAAAAGAAACTGCAAGAGCTTTGATAGAAAATGGAGTTGACATAATAGTAGGGCATCATCCTCATGTACCAAGACCTGTAGAAATTTATGAAGGAACTAATCATAGCGGTATAATAATATATTCATTAGGAAACTTCATTGCAAATCATAAAGGAAGATATCCTCATCTTGATATAGGTACAGTTGTATCATTAGAGATAAATGAAAACAAAGAGATTAATTTTTCTTATCTACCAACTTATTATGCCTTCTTTAGGAAAAATGGTTTTGAAGTAATAATGAAGCCTATAAAAGAAGATCCCAATATTAATATGCCTACTCTAGCAAGCAATTATGTATATAACACTTATGATACTAATGCTATAAAAAAAGGTTATGAACTTATACATGATTTTTATTCGCCTCTTACAAATGAGAGTGTAAAAACTATGTTTGCTGATAACATAACTAATAACAGCATTGTATCTAATAATAGTTTAGCGCATAATTAATATTTATAAATATTTTATTTATTTCCTATAAAACTTTTAAGGATTATTATGCAAAATATAATGCCTCCCATATGGTTTGTAAACAGCAGTTCTTATAATAAAGTATTTATAAATTATTTTAATAAACTTTCAAATGATGACAAAGAAGAATATAAAAAACTTTTTGAAGAGCCTATAATATTTAAAGGCTTTTATGGTAATAACTCGATAAATAAAGATATCTTTTCAAATAATAAAGAACAGAAATATTCTTTAGAAAAACTTAGGAAAGATTTTAATTCCGGAAAGAAAATTGATTTCTTATTTTTCTATGGTCATACTAATGATAAAAAAGAAGTTACTAAATCATCATTAAGCCAATGGTATATTAAAGATTTTAGAGATAATGATTTGGTATTTAATTGTATGGAAAAATATATGATGTACAATAAGGCATTATTATTTGATGATAAAGATATTGCTAATGAAATTTTGAATAATAATCAGCCGAAAGCTATAAAAGAACTTGGAAGAAAAGTTAAAAATTTCAATGATGAAATATGGGATAAAATGAAATACAAAATAGTATTTACAGGCAATTATTATAAATTCTCACAAAACACTGATTTAAGAAATTTTTTAATAAGTACAAAAAACAAAGTATTAGTTGAAGCAAGTCCCTATGATAAAGTATGGGGAATAAAAATGAAATATGATGATGAGAATATAGAAAATCCTTTTTACTGGAAAGGAGAGAATTTATTAGGCTTTGCTTTAATGGAAGTAAGAGATGAAATAAAAAGAGTATATAAAAATTATGATTTGATAGATTGGAGTAAATTTTATAATTTAATTAAATAATTTAACTGTTTTAGTATCTTGGTATAAAAATTTATTAACATGTTTTTATATTTCAAACATATTTATTAAAAATGATTATACATATAAATAATCATATATTTAAAAAGTTCCATATATATTGTACATGTAATATATATGATGTGGATTTATTTATTAGGATAATTATACTTATATAAGTCTATTGTATATATTTTTCAATAGCAAATATTATAAAAATAGGAAGATAAAATGAAACTTGATTTTGAAAAATGGTTAGATGAAAAATATGAAAATAAATTATTATCTCACATAGACACTAATTCTGAAGCTATAAAAAATATATTTGAAGAATCCATAATATGTTATAAATCATGTGCTTATAGAGCATCAATAGTTATGGCTATTATAGGTTTTAATATGATAATGAGAGATAGATTATTAAAATATAAAAATTCTCTAGAATCTCTCGATCAATCTATACATTTTGAAAGTAACAATTTAATTGATGATAATGCTTGGGATAGAGCTTTAGGAAATTTTATAATTAATAATAAAAAAAATTTTGACAAAATATTTCCAAACAAAAGTAGTTGGAATAACAGTTGGATACATTATAGAGATATGAGAAATATAGCTGCACATGGAAAAGGGTTTAAATTGCACTATAGTGATATAGAATCATTATATTCTTGGATAATTCAAGCTTTTAATACTTTATATCCAATTACAGCATTAGAAACACTAATAGAGGATATATTTATATTTTTTGATATATCAAAAACTCCAGAAAATAAATCTTATGATTATATAATTAATAATTCTTTGCATATTTCAACTGAAGAAGAATTAGAAAAGATATTTAAATGTTTATATGAAATATATATTGATAATATAAATAATAAAAAATTATGTGTAAAAATTATTAACATGTTATCAGATTTGTTTAAGAAAAAAGAAAAAATATTTATAAATATTATAATAAAATTTATTAAGTTAACATCAGAATGTGATATTAATGCAAGATATACTATAAGTGATTTTTTAGTAAATCTACTATGTACAAATACAATTATTTCAATGAATATAAAATATGAAGATAAATATTATTTTTTAAAAAATGGATATTTTTCAGTTATAGATTATGATAAATTATATTATAATCATATAATAAATGAAGAATTATTATATGATGGTTTAAGTAAGAGTTCTTTTGAACATTTAGAAAAAAAAGACATAATTTCTATATCAAAATTTATAGATGTGGAAATAAAAAGAAGGTGTGAATTATTATTTACTAGTAATTCATTTAATAGAACAAGAGAAATAATATCTAAAATACCAAAAAATTTTATTAATGAAGAACATGCTACAATATTAATTCAAGCTTATAATGATAATCCACAGGTATCAGATACTTGGGATTTCAAAGATTTTAAATATTATATAGAAAAAAAAATTTCCAGATATGGAATTTAATAATATTCAATAAAAATAAATGATTATATATTTTTTAATAATTTGTACATATTATAACAATAAATTAATTTTTCTATTTTGTGAGTAATTTTATTATTTCTTCATTTTTTCCGTATTCTCTAGCATAATACAATGCATCATAATTACCTCTTTTTATACTTTTATCAGCACCAGCATCTAAAAGCATTTTTGTCATTTCTAAATTTCCGCTATGACAAGCCCACATCAATGCGGTCATACCATACTTATTTTGAACATTAACATCAGCATTATTTTTAATAAGCACTTTTACAGCATTAATATTATTATAAGAAGCGGCTTCTCTCAATGCAGTATCATAATCATAATCTTTATATGCATCACTATCAATCAGCTTTTGTAAAAAAACTTCATTAGTAGAATAGTGTGCAGCATTTATCAATGGAACATTAAGATTAAGCAAAGTTGATTGATTAAGATCACAAACTTTCAAACTTTTATCCAAAGAATCAGAACCATTTTGAAGTAAAATATCTGCTATATCCTCATGTCCATATGTATAAGCATAAATCAAAGCATTTGCATTATTTCTATTTCTTTTATTTATATCAGCTTTATTGGCAATCAAAATTTTTACAGTTTCTTTATAACCTTTCATAATAGCATACATTAAAGGTGTTTCTTCATTCTCATAATCTCCATCATAAGCTATATTAACATCAGCTTTATTTTTTATTAATAGTTTTACCATTTCAATATTTTCTTTTCTATTATATTCTAAGGCACAAAATAATGCTGTCCTTCCTCTAAAGCCCTGATAATCAATATTAGCACCATAACTTAAAAGTAGTTTAACCATTTCCATATTATTATTATCAACTGCAAGTATCAATGCAGTATCGCCATCACTTACTACAGTATTAACATCTGCCTTATATTTCAAAAGAAGCTCAGCCATTTCTATATTATTATCCATAACTGCAATCGATAATAATGAAAAATCTTCATAATCAAGATTATTTATATCTCCATTATATTTCTTAAGAATATTCTCAGCTTCTTTAACATTACCTTCATTCACATATTCTCTTAATCTTTCATAAGCTTTAGTTTTATTATCAGTTTGACTGTATAAGCACAGACTAAATAAAAATAAAATAAATATTAACTTTTTCATAATTCACAAACCTCTTTAAATTATTAAACTTTTATTTATCTTTTAAAATACCATTATCATAGGAGCTATAAAAGAAAAAATAAATGAGTAAATACCATAAATATAAATGAAGCTATATATTTTATTATTTCCAATCACTGCCTCATTTATATTAATATTATTTTTAAATATTTTTATTATAGACTTTATATTTTGTACTATTATATATATTAAATTAATAGCTATTACAGCATTAAGAACTGTAATAGAAATTTCATTTATTTTATTTTCAGAAATAATTACTCTGTATATGCTTGCTCCTAATACTAATATATTAAATAATAATGCTATTATTGGAAATATTATATACATTGCTTTTGTTATTACTCCAGCTTTATAGTCAGCTCTTATAAAGTATAAAGTAATAATAGATAAAATTAATAATACATTATAAATTATAAAAGACTTAGTATTGTCAAAAGGTCTTATAGGTTCATATAGTAAGGCAAAAAATGAAACAAATATTAAAAATGAATATAAAAATAATAATCCTCGAGAAATATATATTGATAAAACAGTTTTGAATCTCTTTTGCACAAAGAAAAATATAAACGGTATTAAAGTAGATAAATACACAATAAAAATCAAAATCAGTTTTAAGGCTAAGGTATTTCCATGTTCTTCAGAAAAAACAGATAACATTAAACCAAAAAATACTAATACCATCAATACCAAAAATTCTAGCAATTCTACCAATTCTACCAATTTAATAATTAAGAATAATATTGTTGCTAATAAAATTTCTGATGCTACAGAAAACAGTATTATATCTCCTAATTTAGTAAAACTATTATATGTATTATTCTTTATATTAAAATTGTTATCAGATAAAACTATTATAATAAAAAAGATTATAGAAGATAATATACTTTTATTAATCATTATATTAGATTTAAAAAATTCAAGCATATCAGGTATTTCATCTTTTAATGGTGCTGAAGTAAATATGCCAAGCAAAAATAAAAGTAAAAATGACAAAAATATTATTAGTATTGTTCTTTTATTAATATTTTCTAAATTACTATCTATAATAAATAAAAATGAATAACAAAAAAAGTAAAATACTTGATAATAAAAACTATTAATAATAATTAAATTGTCAGCATTATGATCAATATCATATAATAATATTTGTATACTTATAGGAAGAGAAGAAATTAGTATTAATACAAATACTAATATATGATATAATCTTTTTTTACTGATGTAGTTCATAAATCTCTCACACTTTTATTTATTTTTTAAAAATATCATTATAATAGGAGCTATAAAAGAAAAAATAAATGAGTAAATACCATAAATATAAATGAAGCTATATATTTTATTATTTCCAATTACTACCTCATTTATATTGATATTGTTTTTTAATATCTTTATTATAGACTTTATATTTTGTATTATAATATATATTAAATTAACAACTATTATCGCATTAAGAACTGCAATAGAAATTTCATTTATTTTATTTTCAGAAATAATTACTCTGTATATGCTTGCTCCTAATACTAATATATTAAATAAAAATGCTAGTACTGGAAATATTATATACATTGCCTTTGTTATTACTCCAGCCTTATAGTCAGCTCTTATAAAGTATAAAGTAAAAATGGATAAAATTAATAATGCATTATAAATTATAAAAGACTTAGTATTGTCAAAAGGTCTTATAGGTTCATATAGTAAAGCAAAAAATAAAGCGAATATTAAAAATGAATATAAAAATAATAATCCTCTAGAAATATATATTGATAAAACAGTTTTAAATCTCTTTTGCACAAAGAAAAATATAAAAGGTATTATAGAAAAAACAAATACAATAGACATAAAAAGAAGTTTTTCAATTAATGATTCAAAATCAGGTGCTATATCAGTTCTAAAAATAAATTTATTATATAAAAAAGCAATAAATACCCAAAATATAAATGCAATAATTGCAGCTATTGTAGAAAATACAATTATATCTCCTAGCTTAGTAAAACTATTATATGTATTATTTTTTATATTAAAATTATTATCAGCTAAAAGTATTATAATAAAAAACATTATAGAAGATAATATACTTTTATTAATCATTATATTAGACATAAAAAAATTAAGCATATCAGGTATTGAATCTTTTAATGGTGCTGAAGTAAATATACTAAGCAAAAATAAAAGTAAAAATGATAAAAATGTTATTAGTATTGTTCTTTTATTAACATTTTCAAAATTGCTGTTTATACTAAATAAAAATGAATAACAAAAAAAGTAAAAAACTTGAAAATAAAAACTATTAAAAATCATATTGTAAATTAATTTTTCAAGATCATATGTAGTATCAAATAATAATATATATACATTCGCTGGAATAGAAGAAATTATCATTAGTACAAATACTAATATAAAATA is a genomic window containing:
- the dnaE gene encoding DNA polymerase III subunit alpha; translated protein: MSFVHLHVHTQYSILDGAARIKSLYSKKDKTKRLIPGLIDRAKELGMPGIAMTDHGNMFGAMEFFSEAKDKGIIPIIGCEVYVAPKTRFDKKIENSEEKSAMHLILLAKDKEGYNNLCKLVTFGYTEGFYYRPRVDHELIEKYNKGLICLSACMGGEIPIAIRKKDYKQASKLAEYYKSIFGNDFYIELQDHNIPEEKALNSALYQLAKHHNIELVVTNDVHYVSKEDAKAHEILLAIQTKATLDSPRRYKFPSNEFHLKTEEEMMKSFAKLPKAFENTLKIAEQCQDLNIMTKTYYMPNYELPNGETETTALRNMCMDGLNKYYNNNIPKEAMDRLEMELGVIGKMGFEGYFLVVQDFINYARNHDVAVGPGRGSAAGSIVAFATGITKVNPLDYNLLFERFLNPERKSMPDIDVDFQDDKREVIIDYVKEKYGKDNVSQIATFGALGGRSVIRDVCRVMGIDLATADRLAKSIPDDVKRVVDIYDHPDCAALVKEIEGNRELKNMYEISTRLDGLVRNVGLHAAGVIISSHPIMDLAPVYQDSKTGTRACQYEMTYVESAGLIKMDFLGIKNLRLIKDAIKDIKDRYGIEIDIDKIPLDDEAVYDIFRKADTGGVFQFESPGMRQMLINIQPTGFDDLVSSVALYRPGPLNSGMDKDYADRKNKRKEIVYKHPDLEPILKESQGVLIYQEQIMAISRVIGGFTAAEADDLRKAMGKKIVEKMNSMEEKFIKGGLERGYDKELLTYLFDTMKGFAEYGFNKSHSVCYALIAYQEAYIKAHYPMEYYVALLNTVIADTDKISLYLNEIKQKNIEIVTASVFESDALFSQKDGKIVYALHAVKGVGIHAALAIQEEREKNGQFKNLEDFVKRVDVHLVNRKVYETLIKCGAFSEFGHTESALLSSLDAILAHASNYQKETLSGQTMLFDSMSEDDSGSASLVIEKQVEYASNILMENEKEVLGFSLRYHPFARYITKIDYKYFHNTLDIDNLKDKDEFLLPCVVMSASETTTKKNTPMITLKVIDIFTEYVFYITANSQIEKYKDMLEEQTGILIKGRRDKNRFSDKIYNNIVDIKLLDSFLKDKNLKLKEVKRDNIKREASSEMAPENKQVHVNKNDAPFKNTSNKENDIKRSDNVVSNAPFTSRPNNSIAVKHNNSGKKQLALYMNKNIFDDMDLLCLQNAISSNPGDYTIFLKLKSESGMEIFKIGEDYKVDPNPRFLNEAKSALRSLIEIEYA
- a CDS encoding chemotaxis protein CheX, producing MATTPIKFMDVRFINPFIVSLVSIFKEMAGLTMEKGTLVKGQGRKLFSGYGVAIGIVGDVNGQVLYEFPENFSQLLTENLTDKKRGEYDSEDDFEDMMRSVINEMGNTISGLAITKLAEEGISCDITPPILYFGKEIQIIPKNLQTIIIPFQSSLGFVSVNIAMDA
- a CDS encoding peptidoglycan recognition protein family protein; amino-acid sequence: MIKNIIYISIIISLLLSCTNTVNSNISQTNDIAIKPNISDKYKITPNALRLKLLSEYTETHYGSKLIYLDNPQIIVVHSTETPNLSIAVNIFKNDVLIGRPDIEAGGEVNVGTHFLVDFDGTIYANTPIEYIARHTVGFNYTSISIENIGYADKLTKEQLEANVQLIKYIKSKYKSIKYIIAHYEYKDKTLPHYSLYKELNTKYINPGKRDPGTNFMQELRKRI
- a CDS encoding hemolysin family protein encodes the protein MEILLVYLFEIFIIIILIMLSALFSGSETAYTSIDDVTLMRLVREKKIKEEDKKYWEKSSSMIPTLLVGNNIVNISASSIITVFAVRLADILPHVSTNVMVTISTATITILIIIFGEILPKVLMRVNAEKMMPYLLYFMKFCHFIFKPITFLMDKVTTFIMNYFVPKRLRDAEKRSALSSMEDITTIIHLGHKEGIIKEYTHEMLTGVIDFRNKTVEEIMTPRVDMVCIEAETDVNEIIKLTVESGLSRFPVYEETVDHIIGIFHTRALFKEYVKGGGKMNKVKKKAIDYIMLPYFVPETKTISSLFSDMQKKKLQMVITIDEYGGTAGLVTMEDIIEEIMGDIEDESDKKEADVIRFKGKRIIINGNASIEDVNKTLKLELEHEEYQTIAGYVIDMLDHIPETNERFILKGYRVRIMKVEDRRIVEMEFTPIKFARTNESDNIDIQETSDSEKNDLEILNE
- a CDS encoding CapA family protein — protein: MIKKIIVALSLILLYSCADNKQEEEKKPQPPQSIKLVFTGDIMTHPTIVEAFQSNDVLIDLKDYFQGDIVFANLEFVVNTNKPPMPYPEFNGSLDYLQYFFNYFNTFSIANNHAYDQGAQAEAETVAELHRNNKLTLGGSTNSPSIAPIITNINNVPLFISAYTMLDNGLSHKTNKNDHFYFMNFFPKQEDLVEKVKSDLALATNNEIKIISLHFGLEYTTAPEEKTKETARALIENGVDIIVGHHPHVPRPVEIYEGTNHSGIIIYSLGNFIANHKGRYPHLDIGTVVSLEINENKEINFSYLPTYYAFFRKNGFEVIMKPIKEDPNINMPTLASNYVYNTYDTNAIKKGYELIHDFYSPLTNESVKTMFADNITNNSIVSNNSLAHN
- a CDS encoding NADAR family protein, coding for MQNIMPPIWFVNSSSYNKVFINYFNKLSNDDKEEYKKLFEEPIIFKGFYGNNSINKDIFSNNKEQKYSLEKLRKDFNSGKKIDFLFFYGHTNDKKEVTKSSLSQWYIKDFRDNDLVFNCMEKYMMYNKALLFDDKDIANEILNNNQPKAIKELGRKVKNFNDEIWDKMKYKIVFTGNYYKFSQNTDLRNFLISTKNKVLVEASPYDKVWGIKMKYDDENIENPFYWKGENLLGFALMEVRDEIKRVYKNYDLIDWSKFYNLIK